The Nonlabens spongiae genome contains a region encoding:
- a CDS encoding type II toxin-antitoxin system VapC family toxin: MDYLLDTNICIHLFRGEYDLDQKFLEIGLLNCAISEITLAELMFGAENSKNPSKNKNIIQEFTDEVKIIPIYNAIPIYASEKVRLRSIGKMISDFDLLIGATAVVYDFIMVTENLKEFNRIKGITLENWVNRN, translated from the coding sequence ATGGATTATCTACTTGATACGAATATCTGTATTCACCTATTCCGTGGTGAATATGATCTTGATCAAAAATTTTTGGAAATCGGTTTACTGAATTGTGCTATATCTGAAATTACCTTAGCTGAATTAATGTTTGGGGCAGAAAACAGTAAAAATCCTTCAAAAAACAAGAATATCATTCAGGAATTTACTGATGAAGTAAAGATAATTCCTATTTACAATGCTATTCCTATTTATGCATCTGAAAAAGTACGTTTGCGTTCAATTGGAAAAATGATCAGCGATTTTGATCTATTAATTGGCGCGACTGCTGTTGTATACGATTTTATAATGGTCACTGAGAATCTAAAGGAATTCAATCGTATTAAAGGAATCACACTTGAGAATTGGGTCAATAGAAACTAA
- a CDS encoding SprT-like domain-containing protein codes for MNALEKYLPKVAVEPITELLKLYHVQLKIVQERKTRHGDYRRNPDGSHQITVNSNLNPYRFLITLLHEIAHLLAFKKYGRHIKPHGQEWKYTFQQLMLPLLRPEIFPKDLLPILARHFKNPKASSDTDALLSVRLKSYDPQSDKYYIFEIEHGAIFQAPNGRKYQKGKKLRKRYECLELDTGRLFVFQPNAQVELIKTI; via the coding sequence ATCAACGCGTTAGAAAAATACCTGCCCAAAGTTGCGGTTGAGCCCATCACCGAGTTATTGAAGTTGTACCACGTGCAACTCAAAATCGTTCAGGAACGTAAAACCCGGCATGGTGATTACCGCCGTAATCCAGACGGCAGCCACCAGATTACGGTAAATTCAAACCTGAATCCTTATCGATTTTTGATCACGCTCTTACATGAAATTGCTCATTTATTGGCTTTCAAAAAATACGGTAGACACATAAAACCGCACGGTCAGGAATGGAAGTACACGTTCCAGCAGTTGATGTTGCCACTTTTACGCCCAGAAATATTTCCCAAAGACCTTTTACCCATACTTGCTCGACATTTCAAAAATCCAAAAGCAAGTAGCGATACAGATGCATTACTATCGGTAAGGCTCAAATCCTACGATCCACAGAGCGATAAATACTATATATTTGAAATTGAGCATGGAGCGATTTTTCAAGCGCCTAACGGCAGAAAATATCAAAAAGGCAAGAAACTAAGAAAAAGATATGAATGTCTTGAGCTGGATACGGGAAGGCTGTTTGTCTTTCAGCCCAATGCTCAGGTAGAACTCATTAAGACGATATGA
- a CDS encoding DUF389 domain-containing protein, with protein MSTQPTQNMQPEDKLESNKEKIEGIWENIKAFLSELLDIRKDSDRSETVESVRKDISFQGHNAWILIFSIMVASIGLNANSTAVVIGAMLISPLMGPIVGMGLGTAINDDRMLRRSGMNLLIMVGLSLATASLYFLITPLKELNTELSARTEPNILDVLVAIFGGLALIVAKAKKGTISNAIAGVAIATALMPPLCTAGYGIATAQLSVFGGAIYLFSINAVFIALSTFVVCKFLRFPMVKYANAAKRKRVSRIAGLIGVLVLAPSIFFFIKLYQKQKYQIEAYAFVEEIVKYPGMRSTPEWNNEKKQLDVILMGAEVPQPILDDWTNKFIDKEQFEQCTIEFYQGSKTILADNNDDLEKLQEERINDIKLIQDKDTRIQALEDELRRMSKQSQKLEVISEEVSFIFPELAGISYAPEVYRDLSTSKYDTIQKFTVAFKDSTVSQERRAELRNKMKNWLTFRMKTDQIDIVEGERKIRKAKTDTIEPIKEEVKKVGAMK; from the coding sequence ATGTCAACACAACCTACACAAAATATGCAGCCAGAGGATAAGCTGGAATCCAACAAGGAAAAAATTGAAGGGATTTGGGAAAACATAAAAGCCTTCCTCTCTGAATTGCTTGATATACGCAAAGATTCTGATCGTAGCGAGACCGTAGAATCCGTGCGCAAGGATATTTCATTCCAAGGGCACAATGCGTGGATCTTGATTTTCTCCATCATGGTGGCATCCATAGGACTGAATGCAAATAGTACAGCAGTAGTGATAGGAGCGATGCTTATTTCTCCGCTTATGGGACCTATTGTAGGTATGGGTCTGGGTACCGCAATAAATGATGATCGCATGCTCAGAAGATCAGGTATGAACTTGCTGATCATGGTGGGATTATCACTAGCGACAGCATCTTTGTATTTCTTGATCACTCCGCTTAAAGAATTAAATACAGAGCTCTCAGCCAGAACAGAACCGAATATTTTAGATGTTCTTGTGGCCATATTTGGTGGACTTGCACTGATTGTTGCCAAAGCTAAAAAGGGAACCATTTCAAATGCCATTGCCGGTGTAGCCATAGCAACAGCCTTAATGCCGCCGCTTTGTACCGCTGGTTATGGAATTGCAACGGCTCAACTATCAGTTTTTGGTGGAGCGATTTATTTATTTAGTATCAACGCGGTATTTATTGCTCTTTCAACCTTTGTGGTATGTAAGTTCTTAAGATTCCCGATGGTGAAGTATGCTAATGCTGCCAAAAGAAAACGAGTATCTAGAATAGCGGGATTAATAGGAGTTCTCGTATTAGCACCATCGATTTTCTTCTTTATAAAGCTTTATCAAAAGCAAAAGTATCAGATTGAAGCTTATGCATTTGTTGAAGAAATCGTGAAGTATCCTGGCATGCGATCTACTCCAGAATGGAATAATGAAAAGAAACAGCTGGATGTAATTCTCATGGGAGCAGAGGTTCCTCAACCTATTCTTGACGACTGGACTAATAAGTTCATTGATAAAGAACAATTTGAGCAATGTACCATCGAGTTCTATCAAGGCAGCAAAACCATACTTGCTGACAATAATGATGATCTTGAAAAACTTCAAGAAGAACGTATCAATGATATCAAGTTAATTCAAGATAAAGACACACGCATTCAAGCCCTGGAAGATGAATTGCGCAGAATGAGCAAACAGTCCCAGAAGCTCGAAGTAATAAGCGAGGAAGTATCTTTCATCTTTCCAGAATTAGCAGGTATATCCTACGCTCCAGAGGTTTATCGAGATTTGAGTACCTCTAAGTACGATACTATTCAGAAATTTACAGTAGCATTTAAGGACTCAACGGTGAGTCAAGAAAGACGCGCCGAGTTGAGAAATAAAATGAAAAACTGGCTAACCTTTAGGATGAAAACTGATCAAATAGACATCGTAGAAGGAGAACGAAAAATCCGCAAGGCAAAAACGGATACAATAGAACCTATCAAAGAAGAAGTCAAGAAAGTAGGGGCAATGAAATAA
- the tilS gene encoding tRNA lysidine(34) synthetase TilS: MIEVFKKHIKDHFSEQMNAKIGLAISGGLDSVVLAHLLKTAGADLTFIHVNFNLRGTESDDDEKFVSDLARSWNVEFHSKSVETKQYAHDRKMSTQMAARELRYAFFKELVQNKTVDFVATAHHLDDQLETFLINLGRGSGLQGLTGIPKKNNHIFRPLLPFTREQILIFAKSQNINWREDSSNASKDYQRNALRHDVIPELKKHMPQLMDNFQESLEYLDAANNLVELELSRFRESVITLKNGRQYLNISELKKYPETQTFLHYLLRETGISAIEAIKLLNSESGKSLDSSSHNLLRDREHLILSEKSKDNPVDLTINKLGTHELTSGRLLEVILLKTTDWKKTIAEESAPNVLLLDADLMSFPFQLRTWQNGDKINPLGMRGYQKVSDILINHKIPLIDKQNFLVLRSGEELLWLAGLKSSDRFKVTSRTTQILKFRLQ; the protein is encoded by the coding sequence ATGATTGAGGTTTTTAAAAAACATATCAAGGATCATTTCTCAGAGCAGATGAATGCAAAAATAGGTCTGGCGATAAGTGGTGGGCTGGATAGCGTGGTTCTCGCTCACTTGCTGAAAACAGCTGGAGCTGATCTTACATTTATTCATGTCAACTTCAATTTGAGAGGTACAGAATCTGATGATGATGAGAAATTTGTCAGTGATCTAGCAAGGAGTTGGAATGTTGAATTCCATTCAAAATCGGTGGAGACAAAACAGTACGCTCACGATCGTAAGATGTCTACACAAATGGCAGCTCGTGAATTGAGGTATGCGTTTTTCAAGGAGTTGGTTCAAAACAAAACTGTTGATTTTGTAGCTACGGCACACCATCTGGATGATCAACTGGAGACGTTTTTGATTAATTTGGGCAGGGGATCTGGGCTTCAAGGTCTAACTGGGATTCCAAAAAAAAATAATCACATTTTCAGACCGTTACTTCCATTTACCAGAGAGCAGATTTTGATTTTTGCCAAATCTCAAAACATTAATTGGCGTGAGGACAGCAGCAACGCCAGCAAGGACTACCAGCGTAATGCACTGAGGCATGATGTGATTCCAGAATTGAAAAAACATATGCCGCAGCTTATGGATAATTTTCAGGAATCGCTAGAGTATCTCGATGCTGCAAATAATCTGGTAGAGCTCGAATTGTCTCGCTTTCGCGAAAGCGTAATCACTTTAAAAAATGGTCGTCAATACCTCAATATTTCGGAACTCAAAAAATATCCAGAAACTCAAACTTTTCTACATTATTTATTGAGAGAGACTGGAATATCTGCAATAGAGGCGATCAAGCTACTCAATTCTGAATCGGGTAAGAGCCTAGACAGCAGCTCTCACAATTTGCTGAGAGATCGAGAACATTTGATCCTCTCTGAAAAATCTAAAGACAATCCAGTAGATCTAACGATCAATAAATTAGGGACTCATGAACTTACCAGCGGTCGACTTTTAGAGGTAATCCTGCTCAAAACAACGGATTGGAAAAAAACGATTGCTGAAGAAAGCGCTCCAAACGTTTTGTTACTGGATGCTGATCTAATGAGCTTTCCTTTTCAACTGCGCACTTGGCAAAATGGAGATAAAATCAATCCGCTGGGGATGAGAGGTTATCAGAAAGTCAGTGACATTCTAATTAACCACAAAATTCCCTTAATAGATAAGCAAAATTTCTTAGTATTGAGGAGTGGTGAGGAGTTGTTGTGGTTAGCAGGATTAAAAAGCAGTGACCGATTTAAAGTTACCTCCCGTACTACCCAAATCTTAAAGTTTAGGTTACAGTAA
- a CDS encoding anthranilate synthase component I family protein, with product MSKRSVFTYDIDNSISADKLLGLLDSEPFLFYLDSNDHQDKNGTASILVATGARNIVRCDAGDALSELSRFRESENDWIFGWLGYDLKNELENLESKNTDPLEFPDLMFVVPERVFQWSKGKLTIHTYEDQAVIDQLINDLKSHQGKTNQKSPEQTVRLTAQNSKNQYLKSTQKFLKHIKRGDIYEANYCMSFLADDVEFDEIQAYHHLNNISKPPFSALVRCGDFKAVSASPERYLKNQGNQLLSQPIKGTARRHEDPEQDEIFKKELFENKKERSENVMIVDLVRNDLSRVAQKGSVQVDELYGIYTFKQVHHMISSITADLQKDKSGIDAIKATFPMGSMTGAPKVSAMKIIDENENFKRGLYSGAIGYFDPDGNFDFNVVIRTILYNAQLRKLSFAVGSAITIEAVPEKEYEECFLKAHALLETLKKQGITLNDD from the coding sequence ATGAGTAAAAGGTCAGTTTTCACATACGATATCGATAATTCAATTTCAGCTGATAAGCTGCTGGGATTGCTGGATTCTGAACCTTTTCTTTTTTATCTGGACAGCAATGATCATCAAGATAAAAACGGAACTGCAAGTATTCTGGTGGCAACAGGAGCTAGAAATATCGTGAGATGCGATGCTGGTGACGCGTTAAGTGAATTATCTCGCTTTCGCGAAAGCGAGAACGACTGGATCTTCGGCTGGCTGGGTTATGATCTTAAAAATGAATTAGAAAATCTCGAGAGCAAAAATACAGATCCACTTGAGTTTCCCGATTTAATGTTTGTTGTCCCAGAGCGGGTTTTTCAATGGAGTAAAGGCAAGCTTACCATTCATACTTATGAAGATCAAGCCGTAATTGATCAACTTATAAATGACCTGAAAAGTCACCAGGGCAAGACAAATCAAAAAAGTCCAGAGCAAACCGTCAGATTGACCGCACAAAACTCGAAAAATCAATACCTGAAAAGCACTCAAAAATTCTTAAAACACATTAAGCGAGGAGATATTTATGAAGCCAATTATTGCATGAGCTTTCTCGCTGATGATGTTGAATTTGACGAGATTCAGGCATATCATCATCTGAATAATATCAGCAAACCACCATTTTCTGCCTTGGTTCGATGCGGAGATTTTAAGGCAGTCTCAGCGAGTCCAGAGCGTTACTTGAAAAACCAGGGGAATCAATTGCTTTCCCAACCTATAAAAGGTACCGCCAGACGCCATGAAGATCCCGAGCAGGATGAGATTTTCAAAAAAGAATTATTTGAGAATAAGAAAGAGCGCTCTGAAAATGTAATGATTGTTGATTTGGTGCGCAACGACCTCTCTCGTGTAGCTCAAAAAGGAAGTGTCCAAGTCGATGAGCTATACGGAATATACACCTTCAAACAGGTACACCACATGATCAGTAGTATCACGGCAGATCTTCAAAAGGATAAAAGCGGTATCGACGCGATAAAAGCGACTTTTCCCATGGGAAGCATGACTGGAGCTCCCAAGGTTAGCGCGATGAAAATCATCGATGAGAATGAAAATTTTAAACGTGGACTTTACAGCGGCGCCATCGGTTATTTTGATCCCGATGGGAATTTTGATTTCAATGTGGTGATCAGAACCATTTTATATAACGCCCAATTGCGTAAACTCTCCTTTGCCGTGGGAAGTGCGATTACCATTGAAGCTGTTCCTGAAAAAGAATATGAAGAATGTTTCCTAAAAGCTCATGCACTCCTAGAAACGCTCAAGAAACAAGGAATCACTTTGAACGATGATTGA
- a CDS encoding MlaE family ABC transporter permease, whose protein sequence is MRFIRHIGLYVIMLFGVFRRPTKPIVLKELILKEIDDLIIGSLWITGFISLFMGAVVALQTSLNLDNPLIPKSLIGFATRQSIILEFAPTFISVIMAGKVGSYITSSIGTMRVTEQIDALEVMGINPLNYLIFPKIIALLFYPFLIAIIMFVGILGGYLAAVYGNLVSSEEFIMGVQDTFIPYHVAYAFIKTMVFGIILATIPSYHGYYMKGGALEVGKASTTSFVWTCVAIIVANYLLTQILLS, encoded by the coding sequence ATGCGATTCATAAGACATATTGGCCTTTACGTGATCATGCTTTTTGGCGTGTTTAGGCGACCTACCAAACCCATTGTTCTCAAAGAACTCATTCTCAAAGAGATCGATGATCTAATTATCGGCTCATTGTGGATTACAGGTTTCATTTCCCTATTTATGGGAGCCGTAGTTGCATTACAGACCTCTTTGAATCTTGATAATCCGCTTATTCCAAAGTCTCTGATAGGTTTTGCTACAAGGCAATCGATTATCCTGGAATTTGCACCCACTTTCATATCAGTCATTATGGCGGGTAAAGTTGGGTCTTACATCACTTCAAGTATAGGTACCATGAGGGTTACCGAGCAAATTGACGCTCTGGAGGTAATGGGTATCAATCCTTTAAATTATTTGATTTTTCCAAAAATCATCGCACTTCTCTTCTACCCCTTTCTGATCGCGATTATCATGTTCGTTGGTATTCTGGGTGGTTATTTAGCAGCTGTATATGGAAACTTAGTCAGCTCTGAGGAATTCATAATGGGAGTTCAAGATACATTCATACCTTATCATGTGGCTTATGCCTTTATAAAAACCATGGTTTTTGGGATTATTCTAGCCACTATACCTAGCTACCATGGTTACTACATGAAAGGTGGAGCACTAGAAGTAGGAAAAGCAAGTACAACCAGTTTTGTCTGGACTTGCGTTGCCATTATCGTTGCTAATTATTTACTGACCCAAATTCTCTTAAGCTAA
- a CDS encoding DinB family protein: protein MKRILITCMFLLAMQSTFSQTKDYVDQFIERLERSKDYLLLVADMMPEEDYHYRTTADSNSFAEHLMHIGWAMDWHSQTLMGERPARDWETDTLLKVDNKTKEEMISTMSDAFDNTIRFLKEFDESRLGERLDYFGADRTKLQIMMLLADHITHHRGQMLVLLRLKGIKPPRYVLYQ, encoded by the coding sequence ATGAAACGCATATTAATCACCTGCATGTTCCTGCTAGCAATGCAATCTACTTTTTCCCAGACCAAAGATTATGTAGATCAATTTATCGAGCGGCTGGAGCGATCTAAAGATTATCTGCTCCTAGTTGCAGACATGATGCCCGAAGAGGACTATCACTATCGCACTACAGCTGATTCAAATAGCTTTGCCGAACATTTGATGCACATAGGCTGGGCAATGGACTGGCACAGTCAGACACTCATGGGGGAACGACCCGCACGAGATTGGGAAACCGATACGCTGTTAAAAGTGGATAACAAAACCAAGGAGGAGATGATCAGCACGATGTCTGATGCCTTTGATAACACGATCAGATTTCTCAAGGAATTTGATGAGTCCAGATTAGGTGAGCGATTGGATTATTTTGGTGCAGATCGCACCAAACTACAGATTATGATGCTCCTAGCAGATCATATTACCCACCACCGTGGGCAAATGCTGGTCCTATTGAGGTTGAAAGGTATCAAACCTCCTAGATATGTGCTTTATCAGTAA
- a CDS encoding ABC transporter ATP-binding protein — MIEVKDLKKSFGDTEVLKGINASFDKGKTNMIIGASGSGKSVFLKNMLGLFVPDSGNIYYDGVPINEMEDEEKSDLRKNMGMLFQHSALFDSMTVEENVMFPLRMFSKMRKKERLKRAHEMLERVNLEGLNKSMPSEISGGQQKRVALARAVVNYPQYLFCDEPNSGLDPRTATVIDNLIQEITRERDITTVIISHDMNSVMEIGETIVFLKDGLIAWEGTNKEIFKTDNQAVTEFVYSSELFKKVRIAQNEGL, encoded by the coding sequence ATGATTGAAGTTAAAGATTTAAAGAAAAGCTTTGGAGACACAGAAGTCCTGAAAGGGATCAACGCCAGCTTTGATAAAGGAAAAACAAATATGATCATTGGCGCCAGTGGATCTGGTAAATCTGTTTTTCTCAAGAATATGTTAGGGCTTTTTGTTCCAGACTCAGGAAACATCTACTATGACGGTGTTCCTATCAATGAAATGGAAGATGAAGAGAAAAGCGACTTGAGAAAAAACATGGGAATGCTTTTTCAGCACAGTGCTTTATTTGACTCGATGACCGTCGAGGAAAATGTTATGTTTCCCCTACGCATGTTCAGTAAAATGCGTAAAAAAGAGCGTTTAAAACGTGCTCACGAGATGCTGGAAAGAGTCAATCTCGAAGGCTTGAACAAAAGTATGCCCAGTGAAATCTCGGGTGGTCAGCAAAAAAGGGTTGCCCTAGCAAGAGCCGTGGTGAATTATCCGCAGTATTTGTTTTGTGATGAACCCAATTCTGGACTTGATCCTAGAACTGCAACCGTGATCGATAATCTTATTCAAGAAATTACTAGAGAGCGAGACATAACTACCGTTATCATTTCGCACGACATGAACTCGGTTATGGAAATAGGTGAAACAATTGTTTTTCTCAAAGACGGATTAATCGCTTGGGAAGGAACTAATAAGGAAATCTTTAAAACCGATAATCAAGCGGTAACCGAATTTGTTTATAGCTCAGAGCTCTTCAAGAAAGTAAGAATCGCTCAAAACGAAGGGCTTTAA
- a CDS encoding mannose-1-phosphate guanylyltransferase, which translates to MKENRYAVIMAGGVGSRFWPVSKKSFPKQFHDMLGIGSSLLQMTYNRLEKIIPSQNILILTNEDYTDLVKEQLPEILAENIVAEPAMRNTAPCILLAALKIQKRDKNAVMIVAPSDHYIQKEEQFQKNVLDAFDFCTKNQNALMTLGITPTSPNTGYGYIEYVKDEQTVHKVSQFREKPDLETAMQFLAAGNFLWNAGIFVWSVDGVVSAFAKAQPKLHMLFSNGQPVYNSNQEQEWLEENYEKAENISVDYAIMEQSDAVYVIAAEFPWSDLGTWGSLHSELSTEKESVALNNELVEMDSSGNMVRTKTIDKVFLLGMEDVIVVEDGDLLMIASQDKEQNIKQLRDRAMEKFGKNLG; encoded by the coding sequence ATGAAAGAAAATAGGTATGCCGTTATCATGGCGGGTGGAGTAGGATCTCGGTTTTGGCCGGTGAGTAAGAAAAGCTTCCCAAAACAGTTTCACGATATGCTGGGGATAGGTAGTTCGCTATTGCAAATGACTTATAATCGCCTGGAAAAAATCATTCCATCTCAGAACATACTTATTCTTACTAACGAGGATTATACCGACCTTGTAAAAGAACAATTGCCTGAAATTCTAGCAGAAAATATTGTGGCAGAACCAGCCATGAGAAATACTGCTCCGTGTATTTTGCTGGCAGCGTTAAAAATCCAGAAGAGGGATAAAAACGCAGTCATGATCGTGGCTCCCAGCGATCACTACATCCAGAAAGAAGAGCAGTTTCAGAAAAATGTTTTGGACGCCTTTGATTTTTGTACCAAGAATCAAAATGCCCTGATGACCCTGGGAATCACGCCTACAAGTCCTAATACAGGTTACGGATACATTGAATATGTGAAGGACGAGCAAACCGTTCACAAGGTATCTCAATTCAGAGAAAAACCAGATTTGGAAACAGCGATGCAATTTCTTGCTGCGGGCAACTTTTTGTGGAATGCGGGCATATTTGTTTGGAGTGTGGATGGTGTTGTTTCCGCTTTCGCGAAAGCGCAACCTAAATTACACATGCTATTCAGCAATGGCCAGCCCGTTTACAACTCAAATCAGGAACAAGAGTGGCTTGAAGAAAACTACGAAAAAGCTGAGAATATTTCTGTGGACTATGCCATTATGGAACAAAGCGATGCCGTCTACGTGATCGCAGCAGAATTTCCCTGGAGCGACTTGGGTACCTGGGGATCCCTGCACAGTGAGCTTTCTACTGAAAAGGAAAGTGTAGCGCTCAACAACGAGCTGGTGGAAATGGATTCTAGCGGTAACATGGTGCGTACCAAAACTATAGATAAAGTATTTCTCTTGGGGATGGAAGATGTCATCGTAGTGGAAGACGGTGACTTGCTCATGATCGCTTCTCAAGATAAAGAACAGAATATTAAACAGTTGCGCGATCGAGCAATGGAAAAATTTGGTAAAAATTTAGGCTGA
- a CDS encoding protein-disulfide reductase DsbD family protein, whose product MKQLSILFLFLFSLLSFAQINQPTKWSTAVEKIGEDEYNLITNVTIDPGWHVYSQTSAEDMGPSATEFAFFDAEGNYELVGINKETGTYSEFTDVWGFDVYQFADFAQFEQQVKILNPNLDYIVVEAYFQVCDDMQCLAPRPENLLFKIDTDASIPDDAFDIIDQYYDEDKSPLIAQAPEASTIPAKGEGENSTIEEENSKEADTIESENAGSETEDEKSNWGIFLACLLAGILTLATPCVFPMIPMTVSFFTKQNKNVAKGKFNGVMYGLFIVLIYVACSLPFHLFQSVSPDIFNEFSTNPVLNLIFFIIFVIFAISFFGAFEITMPNSLINKVDKASNVGGLIGIFFMALTLVLVSFSCTGPVIGGVLGSVLSTDGGATALTFGMMGFGIGLGIPFALFAIFPSWMEKLPKSGGWLNTVKVFLGFLELAFAFKFLSNADLVLQLGYLTREVFIAIWIAVFAAMALYLFGKIKLPHDGLEQNISVGRLLVALCALFCTVYLIPGMWGAPLKIISGFPPPMTYAESIYGVGYSKTELREELPEGAHLAVHDIVAFHDYEEGLAFAKAENKPVLLDFTGWACVNCRKMEERVWGEPQVINLLKNDFVLISLYVDERKTLPKNEQYVSPKTDKKIRTVGNKWSDLQITKYNVNAQPYYAILNGDGKDLVKPVGYTPDPDEYAAWLQSGLDAYKK is encoded by the coding sequence ATGAAGCAATTATCCATACTATTTTTATTTCTTTTTTCCCTTTTATCCTTTGCTCAGATTAACCAACCTACAAAGTGGTCCACGGCAGTTGAAAAAATAGGTGAGGACGAGTACAATCTAATTACTAATGTTACGATTGATCCAGGGTGGCACGTTTATTCACAGACCAGTGCTGAGGATATGGGACCTTCTGCAACTGAGTTTGCATTTTTTGATGCTGAGGGCAATTACGAGCTGGTAGGAATCAATAAAGAAACAGGCACCTATTCAGAATTTACAGATGTATGGGGATTTGATGTATATCAGTTTGCTGACTTTGCTCAGTTTGAACAGCAAGTGAAGATCCTAAATCCTAATTTAGATTACATTGTTGTAGAAGCTTATTTTCAGGTGTGTGATGACATGCAATGTCTGGCACCAAGACCCGAAAACCTACTTTTTAAAATTGATACTGATGCAAGCATTCCAGATGACGCTTTTGACATTATTGATCAATATTATGATGAAGATAAATCACCGCTGATCGCTCAAGCTCCCGAGGCCTCGACCATACCTGCTAAGGGAGAAGGTGAAAATAGCACCATTGAAGAAGAGAATTCTAAAGAAGCTGATACAATAGAATCTGAAAATGCGGGTTCAGAAACTGAAGATGAAAAAAGCAATTGGGGAATTTTCCTAGCTTGTTTGTTAGCTGGTATTTTAACCCTAGCAACACCCTGCGTTTTCCCGATGATACCCATGACCGTATCCTTCTTTACCAAACAGAACAAAAATGTTGCAAAAGGTAAGTTTAATGGAGTGATGTATGGTCTGTTCATCGTTCTGATTTACGTGGCTTGTAGTTTGCCGTTCCACTTATTTCAGAGCGTCTCACCAGACATTTTTAATGAGTTCAGTACCAACCCAGTTCTCAACCTGATCTTCTTTATCATTTTTGTGATATTTGCCATTAGTTTTTTCGGAGCATTTGAAATCACGATGCCTAACTCTTTGATAAATAAGGTGGATAAAGCATCAAACGTAGGCGGTCTCATCGGTATCTTTTTTATGGCGCTCACGCTGGTTTTGGTTTCATTTTCCTGTACGGGACCGGTGATCGGCGGTGTTTTAGGAAGTGTACTTTCCACTGACGGTGGAGCAACGGCATTGACTTTTGGCATGATGGGATTTGGTATAGGGCTGGGAATTCCGTTTGCGCTCTTTGCCATTTTTCCAAGCTGGATGGAAAAACTGCCTAAATCGGGTGGCTGGTTGAATACCGTTAAAGTCTTTTTAGGTTTCTTGGAACTGGCATTTGCGTTTAAGTTTTTGTCTAATGCTGATCTGGTATTACAACTAGGCTACTTGACAAGAGAAGTGTTTATAGCAATTTGGATCGCGGTATTTGCGGCGATGGCTCTTTATTTATTTGGTAAGATCAAACTGCCTCACGATGGTCTGGAGCAGAATATTTCAGTAGGACGGTTGCTTGTAGCGCTTTGTGCTCTTTTCTGTACAGTTTATTTAATCCCGGGTATGTGGGGAGCGCCACTCAAGATTATTTCTGGATTCCCGCCACCCATGACTTATGCTGAGTCGATTTATGGAGTGGGATATTCTAAAACCGAGCTCAGAGAAGAGTTGCCAGAGGGAGCTCACCTTGCGGTGCACGATATAGTAGCCTTTCATGATTATGAAGAAGGTCTCGCTTTCGCGAAAGCGGAAAACAAACCCGTACTCCTCGATTTTACCGGCTGGGCATGCGTCAACTGTCGCAAGATGGAAGAACGCGTGTGGGGAGAGCCTCAAGTGATCAATTTGTTGAAAAATGACTTTGTATTGATCTCACTCTACGTGGACGAGCGAAAAACGCTCCCTAAAAATGAGCAATATGTTTCACCAAAAACGGATAAGAAGATCAGAACCGTCGGGAACAAATGGAGTGATTTACAGATCACCAAATACAACGTAAATGCTCAACCGTATTACGCGATATTAAATGGCGATGGTAAAGATCTTGTCAAACCGGTAGGCTACACACCTGATCCGGACGAGTATGCTGCCTGGCTACAAAGTGGACTTGACGCTTATAAAAAATAG